The genome window GTCGTGACCGGGTGGAACGGGCTCGCCATCGCGGCCCTGGCCCGAGCCGGGCGCGCCTGGACGAACCGGCGTGGATCGAGTCGGCGCGCTGGGCGGCGGACGCCGTGATCGGTGCGAACATCGACGCGGCCGGGCGACTCGTCCGCGCGGCGCTGGATGAGATCCCCTCCCGGGCCGCGGCGACCCTCGCCGACTACGGCCAGTTCGCCGCGGGACTGGTGGCCCTGGGCGCGGCCACGGGCGAGGTCGTCTACGCCGTGCGGGCCCGCGAGCTCGTCACCGCGTGCGTTGCCGAGGACGGCACGGTGCGGCCCCGGGTGGCGGCGACCCTGTGCTGGCCGCGCAGGGCATCTCCAGCCCGGATGCCGCCTCCGACGGGGACGAGCCGTCCGGTCACGCCGCGCTGGCCGACGCCGCGCTGTCGCTGTGGCAGCTCGGGGCGAGCGAGGACCTCCGCCACCTCGCCACGGGCGTCGTCGCTGCGCACGCGGCCGGCGCGCTGGCCCAGCCGATCGCGCACGGGCGCGCTGCTCCGCGTCGCCGCACGGCTGGCGCGGGCTCCCCGACAGGTGGTCGTCGTCGGGGATGACCCGGCATCCGCGTTGCTTCGAGCCGCCCGCCGCATCCCTGCGGAGGTCCTGGCGATCGTGACCGCGGCGCAGTCCGCGCAGTGGGCGACGGCGGGCTTCGCGCTGTTCGAGGGCAAGGCGCCGCTCGGCGGCCGGACGACGGCGTACGACTGCCGGGACTTCACCTGCCGTCTGCCGGTCACCGATCCGGCGGAACTCGAGTCCTGACCCGCCGCAGCCCTCTTCCGCTCCGCTGTCGCAACACGCCGCGCGGGGGCGCAGGTTGAGACGGGGGAGCGGATCTTGCGCCGCAGCCCCCGTTCGTTCCGCTGTCGCAACACGCCGCGCGGGCGCGCAGGTTGCGACGGGGGAGCCGACCGCGGGATCCGCGGCCGACCACGCGATCCGCGGCAGACCGCGCGGGGCCGGGCTCTACACCCAGCCTGGCAGCCAGTTGTGGGCGCGCCAGAAGTCGTAGGGCACCGGCATCCCGGTGACGATCGGATACCAGAACGCCGACAGCACCGTCGCGACCAGCAGGAAGACCAGCACCATCCGTTGCCCGCTCAGCCGCCGATACAGGTCGGTGTGGTGGCGCCGGCGACGTCCCGCAGGGCGAAGGTGAGCGCCAGCAGCACGAAGGGGAGCATCGCGATCGTATAGAACTGGAACATCGTGCGCTCGGATACAGCAGCCACGGCACGTAGGTGACCCCGATGCCGGTGAACACGACCGCATAGCGCCAGTCGCGCGTCCGCACGAACCGGTACACGAGGTAGATCACCGCCGCGATGCCGGCGAACCAGATCAGCGGGTTCGGCATGCTGTAGATGTTCTCGATGCACCCGTTCGCGGAAAGACAGCCGGCCTCACCGTAGGGCGTCGTCTCTGCGTACATCGACGTGGGGCGCAGCAGAAGGGGCCACTGCCACGCCGGCTGGCATAGGCGTGCGCCGAACTGAGTCCGACGTGGAAGTCGTAGATCGCCCGGTGGTACAGCCAGAGGCTGTGGAAGGCGGACGGCACCCACGACCAGACGCCCGTCGCCGGCGCGAGCTCCGCGCTGTGACGATCCCACCCACCATCGGTGGCCAGCCAGCCGATCCATGAGGCCAGGTAGACGACCACGGCGATCGGCACGAAGAGCACGAAGGTCACTGGTCCCTGCCGGAACGCGGCATCCGTCGGCCAGAATCCCACGCCGGCGCGGCGTCGCGCGAGCGCGTCAGTGACCACGAGGTAGATGCCGAGTCCGGCCACCACGTACACGCCGGACCACTTCACGCCCGTCGCGGCACCGGCCGCGGCGCCTGCGGCCATCACCCACGGACGACTCCAGAGCACCGGTCCCCAGGCCGGACGCTCTCCGTCCGCCGACCGGGTCGCGACCAGCGCGGCCAGCCGCACCGCGTGCTCCCGCCGATCGAGCAGCACGAACCAGAACGCCAGCAGCACGAAGAACGGTCAGGAAGATGTCCAGCAGCGCGATCCGGCTCAGCACGATCGCCAGGCCGTCGATCGCCATCAGGAACGAGGCGACCGTCGCGAATGCCACCGACCCGGTCAGGGCCTTTGCGACGAGGTAGAGCACGAGCACCGTCGCGGTGCCGAACAGTGCCGTCGTGATGCGCCAGCCGAACGACGAGTCGGGGCCGAAGATCGCCATGCCGACGCCGATCAGGAACTTCCCCAGCGGCGGGTGCACGACGAAGCTGCCCGCCGAGGTGAAGCCCTCGGTATCGCCGGCCAGGAAGGCCGCATTGGCGCCGTCGGGCCACTTCGCCGCGTAGCCGAGGATCCACTGCGCCCACGCGTCCTTGACGTAATACGTCTCATCGAAGACGAGCGCGTGCGGGCGACCCAGGTCCCACAGCCGAAGGATGCCGGCAAGCACTGTCACGAGCAGCGGAGCAAGCCATGCCCAGCGCCGGGCCAGGCGCGGATCCGCGGCGGTGCGGCTCGTCCACCGATCGTAGAAGGACGGCCGCATCCGGGGGAGGAGAGGAGCGGTCGCCGTCACAGCCACCAGCCTAAGGTGGGAGCGTGATCATCCTGGCCGCGACCCCGATCGGAAACCTCGGCGACGCGTCACGTCGCCTGGTGGAGGCCCTGGAGTCGGCGACCGTGATCGCGGCCGAGGACACCCGCACCACGCAGAGACTGCTGGCCGGCCTCGGAGTGGTCAACCGCCCGCGCCTGATCGCCCTGCACGACCACAACGAGAAGGAGCGTGCCGGCGAACTGGTCGCCCTCGCCCGTGAGCAGGACATCCTGGTTCTGAGCGATGCGGGGATGCCGACCGTGAGCGATCCGGGCTACGGCTGGTGGCCGCCGCCGCCGCGGCCGGCGTCGCGGTCAGCGTGATCCCCGGGGCCGAGCGCGGCCAGCACCGCGCTCGGCCGGGGATCACGCTGACCGCGACGCCGGCCGCGGCGGCGGCGGCCACCAGCCCGTAGCCCGGATCGCTCACGGTCGGCATCCCCGCATCGCTCAGAACCAGGATGTCCTGCTCACGGGCGAGGGCGACCAGTTCGCCGGCACGCTCCTTCTCGTTGTGGTCGTGCAGGGCGATCAGGCGCGGGCGGTTGACCACTCCGAGGCCGGCCAGCAGTCTCTGCGTGGTGCGGGTGTCCTCGGCCGCGATCACGGTCGCCGACTCCAGGGCCTCCACCAGGCGACGTGACGCGTCGCCGAGGTTTCCGATCGGGGTCGCGGCCAGGATGATCACGCTCCCACCTTAGGCTGGTGGCTGTGACGGCGACCGCTCCTCTCCTCCCCCGGATGCGGCCGTCCTTCTACGATCGGTGGACGAGCCGCACCGCCGCGGATCCGCGCCTGGCCCGGCGCTGGGCATGGCTTGCTCCGCTGCTCGTGACAGTGCTTGCCGGCATCCTTCGGCTGTGGGACCTGGGTCGCCCGCACGCGCTCGTCTTCGATGAGACGTATTACGTCAAGGACGCGTGGGCGCAGTGGATCCTCGGCTACGCGGCGAAGTGGCCCGACGGCGCCAATGCGGCCTTCCTGGCCGGCGATACCGAGGGCTTCACCTCGGCGGGCAGCTTCGTCGTGCACCCGCCGCTGGGGAAGTTCCTGATCGGCGTCGGCATGGCGATCTTCGGCCCCGACTCGTCGTTCGGCTGGCGCATCACGACGGCACTGTTCGGCACCGCGACGGTGCTCGTGCTCTACCTCGTCGCAAAGGCCCTGACCGGGTCGGTGGCATTCGCGACGGTCGCCTCGTTCCTGATGGCGATCGACGGCCTGGCGATCGTGCTGAGCCGGATCGCGCTGCTGGACATCTTCCTGACGTTCTTCGTGCTGCTGGCGTTCTGGTTCGTGCTGCTCGATCGGCGGGAGCACGCGGTGCGGCTGGCCGCGCTGGTCGCGACCCGGTCGGCGGACGGAGAGCGTCCGGCCTGGGGACCGGTGCTCTGGAGTCGTCCGTGGGTGATGGCCGCAGGCGCCGCGGCCGGTGCCGCGACGGGCGTGAAGTGGTCCGGCGTGTACGTGGTGGCCGGACTCGGCATCTACCTCGTGGTCACTGACGCGCTCGCGCGACGCCGCGCCGGCGTGGGATTCTGGCCGACGGATGCCGCGTTCCGGCAGGGACCAGTGACCTTCGTGCTCTTCGTGCCGATCGCCGTGGTCGTCTACCTGGCCTCATGGATCGGCTGGCTGGCCACCGATGGTGGGTGGGATCGTCACAGCGCGGAGCTCGCGCCGGCGACGGGCGTCTGGTCGTGGGTGCCGTCCGCCTTCCACAGCCTCTGGCTGTACCACCGGGCGATCTACGACTTCCACGTCGGACTCAGTTCGGCGCACGCCTATGCCAGCCCGGCGTGGCAGTGGCCCCTTCTGCTGCGCCCCACGTCGATGTACGCAGAGACGACGCCCTACGGTGAGGCCGGCTGTCTTTTCCGCGAACGGGTGCATCGAGAACATCTACAGCATGCCGAACCCGCTGATCTGGTTCGCCGGCATCGCGGCGGTGATCTACCTCGTGTACCGTTTCGTGCGGACGCGCGACTGGCGCTATGCGGTCGTGTTCACCGGCATCGGGGTCACCTACGTGCCGTGGCTGCTGTATCCCGAGCGCACGATGTTCCAGTTCTATACGATCGCGATGCTCCCCTTCGTGCTGCTGGCGCTCACCTTCGCCCTGCGGGACGTCGCCGGCGCCCACCACACCGACCTGTATCGGCGGCTGAGCGGGCAACGGATGGTGCTGGTCTTCCTGCTGGTCGCGACGGTGCTGTCGGCGTTCTGGTATCCGATCGTCACCGGGATGCCGGTGCCCTACGACTTCTGGCGCGCCCACAACTGGCTGCCAGGCTGGGTGTAGAGCCCCGGCCCCGCGCGGTCTGCCGCGGATCGCGTGGTCGGCCGCGGATCCCGCGGTCGGCTCCCCCGTCGCAACCTGCGCGCCCGCGCGGCGTGTTGCGACAGCGGAACGAACGGGGGCTGCGGCGCAAGATCCGCTCCCCCGTCTCAACCTGCGCCCCCGCGCGGCGTGTTGCGACAGCGGAGCGGAAGAGGGCTGCGGCGGGTCAGGACTCGAGTTCCGCCGGATCGGTGACCGGCAGACGGCAGGTGAAGTCCCGGCAGTCGTACGCCGTCGTCCGGCCGCCGAGCGGCGCCTTGCCCTCGAACAGCGCGAAGCCCGCCGTCGCCCACTGCGCGGACTGCGCCGCGGTCACGATCGCCAGGACCTCCGCAGGGATGCGGCGGGCGGCTCGAAGCAACGCGGATGCCGGGTCATCCCCGACGACGACCACCTGTCGGGGAGCCCGCGCCAGCCGTGCGGCGACGCGGAGCAGCGCGCCGTGCGCGATCGGCTGGGCCAGCGCGCCGGCCGCGTGCGCAGCGACGACGCCCGTGGCGAGGTGGCGGAGGTCCTCGCTCGCCCCGAGCTGCCACAGCGACAGCGCGGCGTCGGCCAGCGCGGCGTGACCGGACGGCTCGTCCCCGTCGGAGGCGGCATCCGGGCTGGAGATGCCCTGCGCGGCCAGCACAGGGTCGCCGCCACCCGGGGCCCGCACCGTGCCGTCCTCGGCAACGCACGCGGTGACGAGCTCGCGGGCCCGCACGGCGTAGACGACCTCGCCCGTGGCCGCGCCCAGGGCCACCAGTCCCGCGGCGAACTGGCCGTAGTCGGCGAGGGTCGCCGCGGCCCGGGAGGGGATCTCATCCAGCGCCGCGCGGACGAGTCGCCCGGCCGCGTCGATGTTCGCACCGATCACGGCGTCCGCCGCCCAGCGCGCCGACTCGATCCACGCCGGTTCGTCCAGGCGCGCCCCGGCTCGGGCCAGGGCCGCGATGGCGAGCCCGTTCCACCCGGTCACGACCTTGCCGTCGACGGCGGGCGGATCGATGCCCGCGCGGGACGCGGCATCCCGCAGGTAGTACCCGCCCTCGCTGCGCACGCCGTCGATCCAGGACTCCGAGTCCTGCGCGGCGCCGAACCCGCCCGCGGGCTGCTGCAGGACATCGGTGAGGAATCCCGCGATGCCGCGCGCGGTGCGCTCGTCGTCCGCGTCGACGGCGACCTCCAGCAGCTGCGCGTTGTCGGTCAGCATCCGCTCGTAGTGCGGGACCGTCCAGTCGCGCCGGGTGGCGTAGCGGAAGAAGCCTCCCTCGACGGGGTCGCGCAGGGGCGAGGACGCCATCGCGGTCAGTGCCCGCTCCGCGACGGCGGATGCCGCGGGGTCGGCGATCCGGACGACGGGAGTCTGCAGGAACCGCAGCGCGGTCGCGATCGGAAACTTCGGGGTCGCGGGATCGCCGTCTCCGAAACCGCCGTACTCGCGGTCCTCGCGTGCTGCGACCGCGGCGGCGGCCGCAGCCAGGTCTTCGACGGAGGGGATCTGTCCGCCCGTCGACGCGCTGCTGCGCGCCTCGGCGAGCGCCTGCGTCACCGCGTCGGCGGTGCCGTCGACCTCGCCACGACGCTCGATCCAGGCCTCGCGGACCGCGGCCAGCACCTGACGGAACGACGGCATGCCCGACCGCGGTTC of Microbacterium terregens contains these proteins:
- a CDS encoding SAM-dependent methyltransferase, with translation MIILAATPIGNLGDASRRLVEALESATVIAAEDTRTTQRLLAGLGVVNRPRLIALHDHNEKERAGELVALAREQDILVLSDAGMPTVSDPGYGWWPPPPRPASRSA
- a CDS encoding phospholipid carrier-dependent glycosyltransferase, producing MTATAPLLPRMRPSFYDRWTSRTAADPRLARRWAWLAPLLVTVLAGILRLWDLGRPHALVFDETYYVKDAWAQWILGYAAKWPDGANAAFLAGDTEGFTSAGSFVVHPPLGKFLIGVGMAIFGPDSSFGWRITTALFGTATVLVLYLVAKALTGSVAFATVASFLMAIDGLAIVLSRIALLDIFLTVLRAAGVLVRAARSAGARGAAGRAGRDPVGGRRASGLGTGALESSVGDGRRRRGRCRDGREVVRRVRGGRTRHLPRGH
- a CDS encoding thioredoxin domain-containing protein, whose protein sequence is MNPRLQHSASPYLRAHAGNPVAWYAWGDEAFAEARRRDVPVLVSIGYSTCHWCHVMARESFSDDETAAAVNADFVAVKVDREEHPEVDAAYMSAAAAFTPHLGWPLTVFVTPNGRPFYAGTYFPPEPRSGMPSFRQVLAAVREAWIERRGEVDGTADAVTQALAEARSSASTGGQIPSVEDLAAAAAAVAAREDREYGGFGDGDPATPKFPIATALRFLQTPVVRIADPAASAVAERALTAMASSPLRDPVEGGFFRYATRRDWTVPHYERMLTDNAQLLEVAVDADDERTARGIAGFLTDVLQQPAGGFGAAQDSESWIDGVRSEGGYYLRDAASRAGIDPPAVDGKVVTGWNGLAIAALARAGARLDEPAWIESARWAADAVIGANIDAAGRLVRAALDEIPSRAAATLADYGQFAAGLVALGAATGEVVYAVRARELVTACVAEDGTVRAPGGGDPVLAAQGISSPDAASDGDEPSGHAALADAALSLWQLGASEDLRHLATGVVAAHAAGALAQPIAHGALLRVAARLARAPRQVVVVGDDPASALLRAARRIPAEVLAIVTAAQSAQWATAGFALFEGKAPLGGRTTAYDCRDFTCRLPVTDPAELES